In Rutidosis leptorrhynchoides isolate AG116_Rl617_1_P2 chromosome 2, CSIRO_AGI_Rlap_v1, whole genome shotgun sequence, one genomic interval encodes:
- the LOC139891564 gene encoding uncharacterized protein: MIMLGAGHKKNKNEGRSRFSNEQIQFLECMFETQSRPDLKLKQQVADKLGLHPRQVAIWFQNRRARSKSRQTEQEYNNLKHNYDTLASKSESLKEENQALHTQLQVLKDLENTKEGNQDTNAGNSNKNINQEFDGSITLSTTNNSKVLSENYSHEFSVPFYYGTSNDGEDVRGFENEEHTGCLIGSDRSSWWEL; the protein is encoded by the exons ATGATCATGTTGGGTGCAGGACATAAGAAAAACAAGAATGAAGGAAGAAGTAGATTCAGTAACGAACAAATCCAGTTTCTTGAGTGCATGTTTGAGACACAGTCGAGGCCCGACTTAAAATTGAAACAACAGGTTGCGGACAAACTTGGGCTTCATCCTCGCCAGGTGGCAATATGGTTCCAGAATAGAAGAGCTCGTTCAAAGTCGAGGCAGACTGAGCAAGAGTATAATAACCTCAAGCACAACTATGATACGTTAGCTTCTAAGTCTGAATCTTTGAAAGAAGAGAATCAGGCCCTGCATACACAG TTGCAAGTGCTAAAAGATCTAGAGAACACAAAAGAAGGGAATCAAGATACGAATGCTGGCAACAGCAACAAGAACATTAACCAAGAATTTGATGGTAGCATAACCTTGTCAACGACAAACAATTCAAAAGTTTTATCAGAAAACTATAGCCATGAATTTAGTGTCCCCTTCTATTATGGAACTTCAAATGATGGAGAAGATGTTAGAGGATTCGAAAATGAAGAACATACGGGCTGCTTGATTGGTTCAGACCGTTCGAGCTGGTGGGAACTCTAA
- the LOC139891565 gene encoding uncharacterized protein — MADNRAGAEIMYGAEECHRHSIELLDELGFPRGVLPLKDLVECGRVRETGFVWMKTKEPYEHFFEGTNTRVSYATEVTAYIEKCKMKKMTGVKSKQLLMWVPIVEMSMKDENSSTIYFKIPVGVGKSFPVTAFMTDEEKKKYLEDKK; from the coding sequence atggcaGACAATAGAGCTGGGGCCGAGATCATGTACGGAGCCGAAGAGTGTCATCGTCATTCAATCGAGCTATTAGACGAGCTAGGTTTCCCTCGAGGCGTACTCCCGTTAAAGGATCTTGTAGAGTGTGGTAGAGTTCGTGAAACGGGGTTTGTTTGGATGAAAACAAAGGAGCCGTATGAGCATTTTTTCGAAGGGACAAATACGCGTGTTAGTTATGCTACTGAAGTGACTGCATATATTGAAAAATGTAAGATGAAAAAAATGACTGGAGTTAAAAGTAAACAGCTTTTGATGTGGGTACCAATTGTTGAGATGAGTATGAAAGATGAAAATAGTTCGACAATTTACTTCAAGATTCCGGTTGGGGTAGGAAAGTCTTTTCCTGTAACGGCTTTTATGACTGATGAAGAAAAGAAAAAGTATCTTGAGGACAAGAAGTAA